A single window of Hyla sarda isolate aHylSar1 chromosome 2, aHylSar1.hap1, whole genome shotgun sequence DNA harbors:
- the LOC130357532 gene encoding macrophage mannose receptor 1-like, with amino-acid sequence MVITVSYQTPGMIMDGISFPVNTTWDNTMCNSWRYSWVQVEVSAGSHYIQQLWYHDLWAVSYSFSSNMTVASTMAGNTSDSFNFYGTNTICFCQDSPQSTKSPVSKSSAPTVAPTVAPTYTSQTSTSCQGDMADIYIVMMSLAWWDALRYCRLHYTDLFSVPDSSTQGLVAGAIRNITGQSAGLWIGLKRHRVWGYLYWTDGEPTDYINWGEDEPVDPWSNMCTAMAPDKNFTWSNQCCDIKLKFICY; translated from the exons ATGGTGATCACCGTCTCTTACCAAACTCCCGGAATGATAATGGATGGAATCTCTTTCCCAGTGAACACAACCTGGGATAACACCATGTGTAATTCCTGGAGATATTCCTGGGTGCAAGTGGAAGTTTCTGCAGGATCTCATTACATCCAGCAGCTCTGGTACCATGATTTGTGGGCTGTGTCCTACAGCTTTAGTA GTAATATGACTGTGGCCTCCACCATGGCCGGGAACACCAGCGACTCCTTCAACTTCTATGGAACAAACACAATTTGCTTCTGCCAAGACTCACCGCAGAGCACAAAAAGTCCTGTGAGCAAGAGCAGCGCCCCAACTGTGGCTCCCACTGTGGCCCCTACATACACAAGCCAGACCAGCACGAGCTGCCAAG GTGACATGGCTGATATCTACATCGTGATGATGTCACTGGCCTGGTGGGATGCTCTGCGCTATTGTCGTCTTCACTACACAGATTTATTCAGTGTCCCAGACAGCAGCACCCAGGGCCTGGTGGCCGGAGCCATTAGGAACATTACTGGACAGTCAGCTGGTCTGTGGATTGGCCTTAAACGGCACAGAGTATGGGGCTACCTGTACTGGACAGATGGGGAACCCACAGACTACATCAACTGGGGAGAGGACGAGCCGGTAGATCCCTGGAGCAATATGTGCACTGCCATGGCCCCAGACAAGAACTTCACCTGGAGTAACCAATGCTGTGACATAAAGCTAAAATTTATATGTTACTGA
- the LOC130357277 gene encoding uncharacterized protein LOC130357277, with protein MEAPEHVPRTWTVMEIQGLMDLIRDMGFTQILAGNRCQNLEVYETLCMLLARRGIQISPLALRTHWRVLKSRYWNQKRLVDAGAMPLCAASVDCPFYEDMEQLLSPEGRDRCWRREADSSGLEAPDSPSIPTPDSEDHTTSTNSPEADEGAGTAEGAPPGDVPGNAAGTGGPVVMLCHTVDRLVDVVARLSDVSEQLSIQLGYICSAPQRMTRQPYSVPSERRHPRRPAHNLAGHSISCSETLGQRPPMRRRGLGRLGRHHP; from the exons ATGGAGGCTCCAGAACATGTTCCCCGGACGTGGACTGTAATGGAGATTCAGGGGTTAATGGACCTCATCCGGGATATGGGCTTCACCCAGATACTCGCCGGCAACCGCTGCCAGAACCTGGAGGTGTATGAGACGCTGTGTATGTTACTGGCGCGCCGCGGCATCCAGATCAG CCCGCTGGCGTTACGGACACACTGGCGTGTTCTAAAATCAAGGTACTGGAATCAGAAGCGCTTGGTGGACGCGGGGGCGATGCCGCTTTGTGCCGCTTCAGTGGATTGCCCCTTCTATGAAGACATGGAGCAGTTACTGAGTCCAGAGGGCAGAGACAGATGCTGGAGAAGGGAAGCGGACAGCTCTG GCCTGGAGGCGCCGGATTCCCCGTCAATCCCAACGCCTGACAGTGAAGACCATACGACTTCTACCAACAGCCCTGAGGCAGATGAGGGGGCAGGAACGGCCGAGGGGGCTCCGCCAGGAG ATGTTCCGGGGAATGCAGCGGGTACCGGTGGTCCGGTGGTTATGCTGTGCCATACAGTAGATCGGCTGGTGGATGTGGTGGCGCGCCTATCTGATGTGAGCGAGCAGCTTTCCATTCAGCTGGGATATATATGCTCTGCTCCTCAGAGGATGACCCGCCAGCCGTATAGCGTGCCATCGGAGAGGCGCCACCCCCGCAGGCCAGCACACAACCTGGCCGGACATTCCATTTCGTGCTCTGAGACACTCGGTCAGAGACCGCCCATGAGGAGACGTGGCCTGGGACGCTTGGGCAGACACCACCCATGA